In Aquincola tertiaricarbonis, the genomic stretch GCGACCAGCGCACGACCACCGACTCGTCGCTCTCGTTGTAGGCGTGCTTGAGGTACAGCAGCGCCACCATCAGCCGGATGGGCAAACGCGGGCGGCCGGCGTTGCTGACGCCGGCACCGGCCACCGCCAGGCTGGGGCCGAACAGGTCAGAGCCTTCCACCGGCCGGCCCTTGCGATCCCGGTGCGCGAACACCGGCGCCAGCGAAGCCTCGATCTGCGCCCACGGCATGCGCGTGGCCAGCACCGCCAGCGCGTGGCGCAGGTCGATCATCTGATCGAGCCGGGCGCGAAAGAAGTCGTCGGTGGCCATCGGTGGTGACTCCAGAACTCCCAGAAACCGACGTCCATTGGAATGCTTCCCGGGAGACTTCACCATCGGAAATCACCCGAAAGTCGTTTCAGGACAACGACTTGGGAGCTTTGCAGGGCCGACTATGGAGACTTCGAGTGCGACCCTGACTGCGGCAGCCACGTCATCACCGAACGCGGTGGGCTCGCGCTTCGTGCGCGGCGCGCCCACGCGTTGTCCAAGGCGCAGCGGGAGAGCAAGGCGGAGTTCAAGTTCATTTGGATGGGCCTTGCTGACAAGCTGGGGCGCCACGTCGCCAAGTTGGACCGGGCGCAGAATGCTCAATGACGATGCTACAAAACCCTGTTCCGTGGCTCTTCGTGCGAATGCTCCCGGGGGGCTTTGCGTGCATGTCCCGCCGCGAACGTCAGCTTGGCCCTTGACACGGGCGGACATGAGAAGGAGCACAATGTCGGATCAACGGCCTATACCGTCTGATGGTGAGGCGACTCGCGAGCGGAACGATAGGCTGATCCTGGGGGCGCTGGAGACCCTCCGTGATCCCGTCAAGCGCGCGAAGCTGAAGCTGAAATGCACGGTCCCCGCGGTCTGCAAGCTCACGGAGCTCTCCACGAACACTGTTCGCTCGAGGCCCTGGGCGCTGGAGACGCTGAAAGGCATGAAGGCGGCCGCGAAGCGGACCGCTTTGGAGGACGCCGACCAAGAATCGGAGGAGAGCGGCGGGCCGCCTGTGAGCCTAGTGGAAGCTCTTCGGTCGCGCATCACGAGTCTTCTCCATCAAAATACATCGCTCTTCGACGAGGTTCTTGTGCTTCGGGAGCAGTTGAAGGCGAGAGAATTGGTAATCGAAGAACTGCAGGGTAAGCGACTGAGAGTCGTTCTCCCGCCGAACAAATGATAATCTGATGAAACAATACCTTGAACTCCTGGCGGACATTTTGGAGAACGGCGTTGCCAAGGGTGATCGCACCGGCACTGGTACTACCTCCGTGTTTGGTCGACAAATCCGGCATAACTTGGCCGAAGGCTTTCCCCTTCTCACCACCAAGAAGCTTCACTTCAAGAGCATTGCGAACGAACTCATTTGGTTCTTAAACGGCGACACGAACGTTCAGTGGCTCAAGGAGCACGGCGTTAGCATTTGGAACGAGTGGGCGACCGAAGAGGGTGAATTGGGGCCGGTCTACGGGAAGCAATGGACTGCATGGCCTACAAAGGATGGCGGCGCTATCAACCAAATTGACTACGTGGTCAACGCGCTGAAGAACAATCCCAACAGCCGGCGCATCCTTTTTCACGGGTGGAACCCAGAATACCTCCCTGATGAGAAGTTGAGTCCGGTGGACAATGCGCGGGCTGGCAAAATGGCGCTTCCACCCTGTCATTTGCTGTACCAGTTTTACGTGGCGAATGGGAAGCTGTCTGCGCAGTTGTATATTCGCAGCTCCGATAGTTTCCTCGGGTTGCCGTACAACATCGCCTCGCTGGCGTTGTTGACTCATATGCTTGCGCAGCAGTGTGATTTTATTCCGCACGAAATCATTGTGAGCATTGGAGACCTTCACGCATACTCGAACCACATGGATCAGATTCGGACCCAGCTCAGCCGAGAAACGCGCGCTCTGCCACGGTTAATCATTACGCGTCGGCCTTCCTCTATTTACGACTACAAGTTTGAGGATTTCCTCATCGAGGGATATGACCCTCATCCTTCCATTGCGGCTCCGATTGCGGTGTAACGAACATATGTAGGACCACCACTGACTTCTCCAAACTGTGCTATTGCGAACTTCGTGAACTGAGCAGGCAACTCGACGCCGGTCGGCGGCCAGAAGCTGGTCGTCTAGGGGCGCAAGTGCGGGGCCGTCGTGAAGATCATCCCGCTCGACGCGGTGGCAGACCGGAGCGGCAGCTTCCGGAACGGCGTCGCAGTCGACGAAGTGCGCAAGGTCGCATATCTCTCTGATAGCGGGCTCCGCAGCGCGCCGAAAAACCAGGCAGGCATAATCGTTGCTGACTTCGCGTCCGGCCGCACGGCCCGGGTGCTCCATTGACACCACTCGGTGATGCCCGTGGACGGCGTGAATGTGATGTCCCATGGCGAGGCCGTCTGGCCTGGAAACCCGCTGGTCTGGCATCAACGGCATCGCTCTGTCGCCGGACCGTCAACCCCTGTACTGGGCCTTGACCGCCGGCACCACTGTCTTCCGCATCCCAGTGGAGGCGCTCTTGTCCCACACGATCACCGAGGACGCGCGCGGCGCCGCTGTGGAGATCGTCGGGCATGTCGGCGCAAACGCCGATGGCATGGCGTTCGGCCGCGATGGGCACCTCTACATCACCGACGTGACGCACAACGGACTAGTTCGGGTGAACGTTCAGGCCGGGCAAGCCAAGATCGCCGCTAGAAACGACAATGTGTTCTGGCCGGACACTGCCACGTTGGCACCGAACGGCGACATCGTGTTCACAGCGAGCAAGCTCAACGCGCACTTTGCCGGGGCGGTCAAGCCGGGTGCCGAGCGCTACCTGCTTTGGCGACTCAAGCCCTGAGGAACAAAGCTCAGGAGCACCCCAGGTTCAGCAGCAGCGAGCCCACTGCGAGGTGGCGCTCGCTGCTGGGCCTAGGCTGTGGCGGGCTTGCCAACGCCTTCTGCGACAGGCGCTAGGCATTAAGGCAGTGCTGAACAAGCCGCCGCTTTTCTGACCGGTCGGCCATGCGCTGCTGACAACGTGCGGCCATGTCGCTGGCAACGGCTTTCGAGCGGCGCCTGACCGCTTGTTTGCGTAGCCAGTGCCTCGATGGCGCCGGCCACGCTGGCCGCAGACGCACTCATGCCACCAGGCGCTTGCGCGCCAGGTAGAGGTTGGCGAGCGCGACCGCCACGAACGCCCTCGTCGCGTTCTTGGCCAGGCCGCGATAACGCACCTTGCTGAAGCCCCACAACCTCTTGGTGACCGCAAAGACATGCTCGACGCGCGAGCGGACTTTGGATTTCAGACGGTTGATGACCTGATCCAGGCCGGCCGTCGCGCTGCCAGGCCGCACGCGCTGATTGGTGCGATCTCGCGCCTGTGGTGCCTTCGAGCGGATCAGCGCCTGCTGCGAGGCGTACGCACTGTCGCCGTACACCTCGTGTTCGGCGCCGTGCAGCAGCTCGGGCAGCGGGTGCTTGTCATGCACGTTCGCAGCCGTCACGACGGCGCTGTGAGCCAAGCCAGTCTCGCTGTCCACTCCGATATGCAGCTTCATGCCAAAGTGCCACTGCTTGCCTTTGCGCGTCTGGTGCATCTCGGGATCGCGCTGGCCCTTGGCATTCTTGGTCGAACTAGGGGCGGCGATGATGGTGGCGTCCACGATGGTGCCGTTGCCTACCTTCATGCCACGGGCCTGCAGCACCTGGCCGACCTCGGCGAACAACGCAGCCCCCAGGCCATTGGCCTCGATCAGGCGCCGAAACTTCAGCAGCGTTGTGGCGTCGGGCACCCGCTCAACGCCCAGGTCGATTCCCACGAAGCGGCGCAGCGCCGTGCTGTCCAACAGGGCGTCTTCGCAGGCCTCGTCGCTCAGGTTGAAGCAGTGCTGCACGAACTACATCCGCAGCATGCGCTGGAGCCCCACGGGCGGGCGACCGTTGCCGGGCTTGGGGTAGTGAGGCTCCACCACGCTGCACAACGCGTCCCATGGCACCACCTGCTACATCGTCGCCAGGAACTGGTCTCGACGCGTCGGGCGGCGAAAGCGCTCGAAGGCGGCGTTCTGATCTGCTGCCATGGCCAGGGTCTGTTGCTTCATGCCAAGCGGCTTGCAGTAGCCATGCCAGGGTGGGACTTGATCAGCGTTGCCTTAAGCTCCGCGCAATGGCTCTTCAATGGCAACTTCCAGCGGCGTGTAGGGCTCGACACCCAAAAACGTGTTGAGCTTGGCATTGTCCATACGCACCGGTTGCTCCCACAGATAGCGCATCTACAGGAGCTCCTTGAAGGTCTGGACGAAAGGCGACAGAGCGCGTACCAGCCACCAAGGAAAGCGCTTCAAGCGAGGTTCAGAGCCGCCGCTACGCAAGACCACGCGTTGAATGGCACGGCCAATCACCCGTCCGTTCCCATCCCAGTGGCCGGCCATGTGGAAGCTGCCGAAGGGCGGAAGTGCACCTCGTCGACGGACGAGCTCAACCATCGTTCGCGCCACATCGGGCAGGATTGTGACCAACGCCGGTCCGTCCGGGTAATTGCACCGCTCGCACTGGCGTCCCGGGCTTCACCATACCTTGCGTGAACCAGTTGTTCCCGGAGCGCGGTCCAAAGAAGTGGCCGGCCGGTACCACGATCACGAATTTCCCGGCGTCAGCCGCCCCGCAAAGAACATGCCGCCGTTGGCGCAGTTCACATGTCTCTCGGCCTTCGTCCAGACGATGTCACAAGCCACCCCGGAGGGATGGGGCAGGAAGCGGGTGGTAGATGTCGAAGTTCTGCTTGAAAACGCTGCCGTCTATCACCCAGACGAGGTTCTTGTAGAACGCCTCACGCGACAAGCGCTCGACATCTGACATTGCTGAGTGCTGCACCTCTACAACGATGCCCTTGGGGGTCTTGATGTCGGCGCGATGCACCTCACCGTCTGGGGCAACTTTTGAGACTTCGAGCCATGCTTCCGGGAAAAGGCTCTTCCAAGATCGGTGCCAGGGGGTTTCATTCTCCCACTTGGGATCGCAGTTGCGGCGGCCGAAGTGGGCCCAGTAGTGCATGGTTCGCGGCCCGCACTTCGCGATAATAGCGATTGGACACATCGGACAGGTTCCCGCCCGCCCAGAAAAGGAGGAGCCCTCTTGCCGTAGACGTCTGCGAACTGCATAGCGCGCTATCTCGCGAAATGTTAGGCCAGTGGCTGCGGTGCCTCGCTCCAGAGCTTCTCAAGGTCGACGTCCTCGCTGGCAGGCTGCTTGTTGGTTGGCAGGCGGTCAACTTGGATGACCATCGGAAGCTCAAATGCAGTTCCAGTGACCACGCAGCACCCCTGCGACAGGCCAGGAATGAGGCTGCGCGACAAGGCGTCCAGCGTCGAGATGGTGTTGTCGATGAGAAAGAGGTCCCTGTCGTTCACCAAGCGATGGATGAAGAAGTTGTGCAGCTGCGAAACAATGGTTGGCGATATGTCGGCCGGGCGCTGGCTTGCAATCGTCACAAACATGCCGAACTTGCGGCCCTCCTTAATGATTTCTTCGAAGAGCTCAAGACGATAGTCTTTCCAGCTCTCGCTCTCTCGCGTCGACTGCTCGGACAGAATGTTGTGAGCTTCGTCGATGATGAGGTGGACAGTGCGGTCTGGCGGGGTGCTAACTTCTACCTTGTGGGCGTTGTAGTAGTCCACTGAATCAGAAAAATTGGTGGTGTCGACGGTTCGGGTTGTCGTACTTCCACTTGATCGGCTTGGGGCTCTTGTTGTGCTCGCGGATGTAGCGCATGAGCTTCTTGTCCAGGTCCTTGACGGAGGTGAAGATGCCCCGGCTGATGACGTCGCGCTGGATGCGGGAGAACCAGTTCTCAACTTGGTTGAGCCAGGACGAATAGGTCGGCGTGAAGTGGATCTGGACGTTGCCGTGCTTGGCCAGGAAGGCTTGAACCAGCTCAGTCTTGTGGCTGCTGACGTTGTCGCAGATGACATGGATCTCGCGGCCTTCGGGTTGGCTGGCGACCACGTCGCCCAGGAAGCCGACGAACTGCTCGCTCGTGTGGCGCGGCGCGGTCATGCCCAGCACCTCGCCGGTGGCGGTGTTCAGCGCGGCGAACAGGCTCAAGGTGCCGTTGCGCTTGTATTCAAAGCCATGGCTCTCGGCCCGGCCCGCAGCCAACGGCAGCATCCGGTCTTTGCGGTCGAGGGCCTGGATGGCCGTCTTCTCGTCGACGCAGAACACGGCAGCGTGCGCAGGCGGGTTGAGGTACAGCCCGATCACGTCAGCGGCCTTGGCTTCGAAGTCCGGATCGTTGGAAACAAGGTGCCGTTCCAGGCGGTGCGGCTGAAGGCCGTGCTTGCGCCAGATGCGCTGCACGGCGGAGAACGAGACATCGCCCAGCTCGGCCGCCAGCTTGCGGCTGCTCCAGTGCGTGGAGCCGTCCTTGGGTTTGTGCTTCAGGGTCTTGTTCAGCACCCGGGCTTCCAGCTTGGCCACTGGCCTTACGGGAGCGCGAC encodes the following:
- a CDS encoding thymidylate synthase encodes the protein MKQYLELLADILENGVAKGDRTGTGTTSVFGRQIRHNLAEGFPLLTTKKLHFKSIANELIWFLNGDTNVQWLKEHGVSIWNEWATEEGELGPVYGKQWTAWPTKDGGAINQIDYVVNALKNNPNSRRILFHGWNPEYLPDEKLSPVDNARAGKMALPPCHLLYQFYVANGKLSAQLYIRSSDSFLGLPYNIASLALLTHMLAQQCDFIPHEIIVSIGDLHAYSNHMDQIRTQLSRETRALPRLIITRRPSSIYDYKFEDFLIEGYDPHPSIAAPIAV
- a CDS encoding L-dopachrome tautomerase-related protein, with the protein product MARPSGLETRWSGINGIALSPDRQPLYWALTAGTTVFRIPVEALLSHTITEDARGAAVEIVGHVGANADGMAFGRDGHLYITDVTHNGLVRVNVQAGQAKIAARNDNVFWPDTATLAPNGDIVFTASKLNAHFAGAVKPGAERYLLWRLKP
- a CDS encoding ATP-binding protein gives rise to the protein MDYYNAHKVEVSTPPDRTVHLIIDEAHNILSEQSTRESESWKDYRLELFEEIIKEGRKFGMFVTIASQRPADISPTIVSQLHNFFIHRLVNDRDLFLIDNTISTLDALSRSLIPGLSQGCCVVTGTAFELPMVIQVDRLPTNKQPASEDVDLEKLWSEAPQPLA
- a CDS encoding IS630 family transposase, with amino-acid sequence MHRMTLTDDDRADLEAVIRKRSGSAALARRARCVLLWADGERRVDIRAKLACNDAFVTRWTKAFELQGLAGLVSLHPGRAPVRPVAKLEARVLNKTLKHKPKDGSTHWSSRKLAAELGDVSFSAVQRIWRKHGLQPHRLERHLVSNDPDFEAKAADVIGLYLNPPAHAAVFCVDEKTAIQALDRKDRMLPLAAGRAESHGFEYKRNGTLSLFAALNTATGEVLGMTAPRHTSEQFVGFLGDVVASQPEGREIHVICDNVSSHKTELVQAFLAKHGNVQIHFTPTYSSWLNQVENWFSRIQRDVISRGIFTSVKDLDKKLMRYIREHNKSPKPIKWKYDNPNRRHHQFF